Proteins encoded in a region of the Lepeophtheirus salmonis chromosome 6, UVic_Lsal_1.4, whole genome shotgun sequence genome:
- the LOC121121048 gene encoding vesicle transport through interaction with t-SNAREs homolog 1B → MSSEKFELAEDELDTLLDKVESTMSKYRLIKTEGRRTDEKRQMSMRLRGHIDEAKKLIDEMEYEARKAPMTFRGSMLSTVRDHREQIAKFQNELSISSFSKLKEDESSSSLDLPSETDDPIRRQILMGAASLDRTTQMVLSSTQVALETEAVGEEIINDLGSQRETLQRTRTRLAETEADLSRSRRILRRIYLGVIQNKICLIFLIIIQIVIIIFILYWKFLRKS, encoded by the exons ATGTCGTCCGAAAAATTCGAATTAGCCGAAGATGAGCTTGACACCCTTTTGGACAAGGTTGAGAGCACGATGTCCAAATATCGCCTTATAAAGACGGAAGGACGTCGAACGGACGAAAAGAGACAAATGTCAATGAGACTTAGGG GTCATATTGATGAAGCTAAAAAACTAATTGATGAAATGGAGTACGAGGCCCGGAAGGCACCAATGACATTTCGTGGAAGCATGCTATCCACTGTACGGGACCATAGAGAACAAATAGCCAAATTTCAGAATGAACTCAGCATCTCgtctttttctaaattaaaagaagatgaGTCTTCCTCATCTCTAGACCTTCCATCCGAAACGGATGATCCTATACGACGACAAATCCTAATGGGAGCTGCCTCACTGGATCGAACAACTCAAATGGTGCTAAGTTCCACGCAAGTAGCTCTAGAGACAGAAGCTGTaggagaagaaataataaatgacttGGGATCACAAAGAGAAACACTCCAACGAACCCGAACACGTCTAGCTGAAACGGAAGCGGATTTAAGTCGGAGTAGAAGAATTCTTCGTAGAATATATCTGGGTGTTATTCAAAACAAGATTTGTCTCATCTTTCTCATTATCATTCAGAtagtcatcattatttttattctttactgGAAATTTTTACGTAAAAGTTGA
- the LOC121121049 gene encoding small ribosomal subunit protein eS10: MLMPKANLIKIYENLFNEGVMVAKKDVHAARHPNVEVPNLHVMKALNSLKSRGYVKEQFAWRHYYWYLTNDGIQYLRDFLHLPPEIVPSTLKRHVKAEGRPRAAASSRSYDKPSGAGDRDAYRRNTGSGGPSGDKTGAAGPGSAPMEFRGGYGRGKPE, encoded by the exons ATGTTGATGCCCAAGGCTAACTTGATCAAAATCTACGAAAACCTCTTTAATGAGGGTGTTATGGTGGCCAAAAAGGACGTTCATGCTGCCAGACATCCCAATGTTGAAGTACCCAATCTTCATGTCATGAAGGCCTTGAAT tctcTGAAATCTCGAGGATACGTAAAGGAACAATTTGCCTGGAGACATTACTATTGGTATCTCACCAATGACGGAATCCAATATCTCCGGGACTTCCTCCACCTTCCCCCAGAGATTGTACCATCAACTCTTAAGCGTCATGTTAAGGCTGAAGGTCGACCAAGAGCAGCTGCCTCATCCAGATCATACGATAAACCATCTGGAGCGGGTGATAGAGATGCATACAGACGGAATACCGGAAGTGGAGGCCCCAGTGGGGACAAGACTGGAGCTGCTGGCCCAGGATCTGCACCCATGGAATTC agAGGAGGATATGGCCGTGGTAAACCCGAATAA